Within the Osmerus eperlanus chromosome 10, fOsmEpe2.1, whole genome shotgun sequence genome, the region TTCTCTGGCAACAGGCCTCAGGAACCATCTTGTTGGGGTTGAGCAGTCTAAAGAGGCTTTCCTCAAAGTCCTCAGGGCTATTCACCCCACAGCAGTCAAACTGCAGAGGGAGTTTTATTAAGTAAGGGTAATTAGGTGCATGAAAAAGAAATCTTCCTGTGTATTTGTCCTTAGTATTGAGGTAGGCCTATCATCTTGAAGGCATGAATTATTCAACTCTAATAATGTATGTAGTTTTAGCCATTTATCCATATCCTTTCCTACCGTGGACATTATGGCGTTCCATGTGGAGGTGAAGACTTCAGTGTTGTTGTGACCTTGGTAGTGGCGTTTCAGCTCCCGGGTGAAGTACTCCCTCGTCAGCTGAtctcacagagacacagacatggGCTAGACACTGACCTCGATCTACAGGACAAGTCCGTAGTACTGAACCATGTTGTACTACTTCCAGGTTGGTGAAAAAGGTAAATGAATGGCACTACAATACAGTGATGGTATGTTGTAATGAgtgtaatattttttttttgccttatCCCAATTAAGAGTAATAAACACTTACATGCTCCCGGAATATGAAGGCCAAAATGGCCGCCGCCAGCTCTGCCAGGAATATGATGAGAATGAGCAAGAAGAACTGAAAAAAGCAAAGTTGCAAAATCAGAATATAAACTGTATTAATTATTCAGCCTGGATTTTAAAAATGAATGTATATGGTCAACAACACACTTTCCATTTATTTTTCTAGTAATTTACGTGAGACACCTTCATATTTCTAGAAAGTAGCCAGAAGTGCATGTAAGTACAACACAAAGGGTACTAAAGGTTGGCGGGTAACATCTTTGATTAGGCAGTGCTTACATCCTATCCATCCCATCCAGTAGGGATATAAATTAAGCAGTAGAAGCaatatattatttataaatatattttttatttatactTCAGGTTCAATTCTGATCTCTACTGCATTGAGATAACATTCCCCTAGATGGCAGACTTGTCCTTTGTATTGTCCTACTGGTTACAAATGGGAAAATGACTCAGGAAACTCCTACCCACCTCTGACCACTTTGCCAGtagtatatattatttatttagcagacactttaatGAAACTATAATTTGAGAGAGCAGGGTGTATCTCACAGGTTCTTTAAATGATTTTCATGAAAAAATTCTCATCAAACAGGTGACTTACAAAGAGCAGCAGACACTTGTTCTCCCGGATGGCTCCGCAGCAGCCCAGGAATCCCAGCAGGAAGAGCATGCCCCCCATGGCCAGGATGACGTAGACCCCCGTGAAGAGCAGAGGGTTGGCCGCAACTATCTCCCTAAATCCCATTGGGTCCACcagcacccacacccccacccccaacagaaAGGAGCCACCTaactggaggagaagggagacgggaagccaatcaaattgatgtgcAGTTCAGAAAGGTACATGATAAGTGTTCCTTTTCCAAAAACAACCTCCCTTTCCAGGTCCCTATTTTTATTGAACGGGTACAAGAAAGAGCAAGATGAGCACATTTCGAAACAACCTGCAGTACATTATCAACAGGATGTGGAGTTTTTTGGATTGCTTAAATCCAATATTTTCAAACCCTGCTTCTTAGCAATATTTTACTTAAGCTAAGCTTCTATCTGTGCTGTATGAACTGTTCTCAATGTACCATGATTGGTAATAAGATATTACTCTGCtgacagaaaatggcatgtATTATGGTGGCGTGCTTACAAAGATAAAGAAGTTGAAGATGAACATGAGGTACTTGATGCAACCGAGGCAGTCCCCCTCCATGGCTGAGCCTCTTGCTGAAGCCTCCCCGCacccctggagacacacacaaaatctgGGCTGTTACTGATGAAGTAGAACACAAGAGAGCAAATCAGTGGTTAAGAACAACCACATACTGCAGTGTCACAAAACTTAATGAGTCACTTGTTTGACAATGGAGCATGAAAAGCATGATGAGTGCATAGCTGTGGGTTTGATAAGAGAGAAATGTACAGCACAAAAACATATCTGCTCAGACATTTGAGATTCCATTTAAAAGCCTGACACTATCCTATTCAAAAATGATCATCTTCGCATAATGGATGTATGTCAGTGTGTTGATCTATTCCAATTTTCAAAAATACCAATGTGTATGTtagtattttgtattttattctgCCTGTTATTGGCAACAGCGTTGAAGAGTAGTCTTGTCAATAGCATGTTGATGGGTGAGCATGTTTGAGTCTAACCATTTGTGACTTCCCAGCAGAAGATTTGAGGAAGGCTTTTTAAGCTTCTAAGAGCACTacagcattctctctgcggAGTGGGGAAAAGCAGGGAGTGCATGCAGCTGTCCTTGAGCAACCAGTGATGCAAAGAAAAGTGAGAATGTAAAAGTCCAGGGAGGCACTGGTCCCCACAgtgacacactaacacacatgcgcacacacacaattatgtacACCTGACACTATCCCTGAGTGTCCTTGTATGGACACCATGACACATGGTGACGCGTGTGACTGTGTAGGTGGGTGAGGAGATGTTTTGCAAGTGCCCAGTCAGTGGCAGTGAGAAGAAAACCAACTGTGCTTTTGCAGTCCTGATGGTGTTTACCAGGGCTGGCCAAGACACTGCCACCTGTCACATCTGAGTCAAAACTGGGACATGCAAAATGACACAACTACTGAGACGTGCAAAATGTTCCTGTTGAATCCACAACAGCATGTTTCACACCTTCTCAAAGGCACACAGAGCCCTGGACTATCGAAAACACGCCAATATCCATTTAGAAGTGTTTAGTTGTCACCCCCAGTATTCATATCAGATTTACATTATAGTAATCTGTTGTTTAGGTGGCTTGAGAGAAGCCTATTGATACATGCTTTGAAGAAATGTATCCCTGAAATTTGAAACATATCTTTAGCGCAGACCGTTCATCATCAACATTTGAAATTTACTTGTATTTGGCACATTTGTTTTTGACCAATATACCAATAATTGCTTTCTAACAGCAGACATGTTGACCTACTTGTTAATACCAGTAATTAATGACCATTCCCAGTGTCCTCTTTGTGGGTCCAGGCTCAGCTTTGTCAGTGTGTATTTACTGCCCATTTGGACAATATCTGCCCAGTGTAGTGCTCTTACTCTAATGAAGTAACACTGGGTGTCCCCTCTCCTGCTGCAATTAAATGCAGACTCTATGACTGACAGTGCACTCAAGATAATTGTACCTCTTTGGAGCCAGATTTGGCTCCAAAGAGCCAAGTGTATGGGGAATTTTcttcatacgcacacacatacatgcacttgcacacacacagcaccactacAGTCTTCATTTGCAGCTGTGGCTCCTTTCAAAAATAGGTCTGGGGGCAGCTGGACGATTTAACAGGGCCACATAGAGGATCGCCACAAATAATTCCCTCTTCCTATGGTCCTCTCCAGTCACGGAGAGCTGCTCTGGAATAATTCAATAATCCTCCAGCCCTCTTCTCCCAAGAGCTGTTTCCTGTGCTGCAATACTGGAGGTCCCTCAGGTGTGGAGCTCAGTCTGCCAGGCTGTAAATGTGTggttttgtgtctttgtgtgtgtttaaggctTAGGTGTGTGTGCCACGGTGTGGTGTACACATACATTATATGACCTAGAATATACCTAGATTGATTGTTTGCTGGGTTCACCAGTTCATTTCTTGAATTTCCTTTATGATTAATAAAATGAACTGAATTGAATTCAATATACCTTTACTACCTGAAAGAATTAATACCTTAACTCCTCCACAAGGACCTTTGATATCTTCCTTAAGAGTATTACAATTTCTGGGGGCATGTTCATTTGAGAGGGTATTCTGAAGTCTAATATGTAATAGGTGACTAATATTTTTCAAAGCACGACTAACGTTCCCAGAGTAATTGGGCAAGACATGTCCTCATATGGAGCATTCACACCAGTAGCCCAGTACTGCAAAGTCAGCATCCACCCACTGCAACTGGAGACCAGTATAAGGCCGCTTGAGGTTTCTCCATAGGGTGTGCGACCATATATTTTCAATAAGAAGTGACTGGTAGTACAGGCTCCTGTTCAATAAATCACTCTGTCAGTGGGGGCTGAGGTGAGGCCATGGAGGAAGTGCTGTGTACACAAGAAGAATTTTCCCTCAGCGCAGGAGAAACATTGGATCCAGATTGCCTTCATCCATCAGGACAGTACCTCGGCAAAGCATATGGTGAAGGTGTTGGTGGAAGTCCTGCTGGACTAGACCCTGAAGCCACCTCCCATAGCCTTAATGCGAAAGCAATGCTGGTGAAAAAATGACATTGGAGACCTAGTAGGAAATATTGTATGTTGTGTAGATAGGCtacatgtgtgtctttgttcagACTCAATCAATACTTTTCCAGCACATAGAATATGGACATTCATACTTAAACATAGTTAAACAAGCATATAGTACAAGCAGTATGCAGTCATACTTTGTTTGGACCACTGATTCCAGATATGGTGGTGTTCTAGAGTGTTTACAATACAGTACATTGCCTGGTGTTACCTAATGTTCCATCCATGTTTCCCTTGCGTTGGTTTAGGTCTAGTGTGAGAACTGGAggagatttttgttttcctggaATAAACACTGTTCTACAGCAGCTTTATTACATTAGCTTAACATCAAAGGCAATCATTTCCAGCTTTGCCTGTAGGCTTTCTGTCGTTATCCAGACATATTTTTGCCATCAAATtctaatgtaaaaatgtattccCCAAAACTTTTCCATGGGGAGTTTAAACTCGTTGTTTGGGTTAAGGCACCATTCCAaagaaaattaaaaactataCAATACTAAAGATCCACCTTTGTGATTTGGTGATGTCTGGCATTATGATAGCACTTTGGCTGTCCCCTACAGACAGACATGTCTCCTACAGATATCTTATTTGCTCAAAATGATCTCAAACATGTACTGCACAGGCCAATACCAAGGGTTATCTATCCTCAGAAGTCAAGGTTAatgcaaataaaatatttttgcaGTTATAGGTTTAAAGCTCAACATTGTTATTAGATTTGACAGATCCCTTTCCATCTTCCCCTTTGTTATTAGCCAGTTCCTGATACTGTATATATCAGGATAGGATACATTGGCAGAGATCAGTTACAACAACATTAATCAAAGATACTTTATTGGATAAATCTTAAAAAGAGTTGAAAAGCGAACCCCCTGAAGAGGTCTTAAGTTATGCTAACTTTCCTCTTCACTTTTATTTGCCTTTCTCTCTATCTACAGTGTGTCTCAATGGCTCTCGTCTATTTGCAAGGCACCTGAGTTTGTTGTCAGAGCCAATAGCAAAGGCCAGCACTGCCTCTGATAGTCTGCCGGTTCACTTCATAAACAGAAATAGACCAGTGGGACAGATATCAAATGATCTAGTAAGAGAACTACAAAAAATGGACGCCATTGTGAAGGTGTAAAACTAGCTAGGTTTTGCTGGAGGTCGACATATTGTCCATTTCTGCAGCACAAATGAGCAGGAGTGGAGGGAGCTCCGAGGCTGTGCTGCACGGTGTGTTGAATGTTAAGCAGTAAGGTGTCACAAATGTGGagaagaggccaggaggagTCTAGCCCTCAGGAGACTTCAGCCTGTCCTGTTTGATCTGCTTCTAATTCCTCCACCTTTTGGAGAGAGTAAGCTAATCAATCAGCAAGGACTGTCGAGTACTGCTGACTTTGATAAGGCTAAGGACTGGGAAATAAGCGTGGCATGGTTGCTTTACTCACAGTTCCTAGCAAACAGAACACTGTATATCAAGACTGGAGGAAGGAATATAAGTTCCTATATTCAACAATAATCATAATATCATAACATAATCATCTGCATGACATCTGTATGAGATTGCCACAACTGTAGCTTCACTACAACACCAGCAACCCAATCTAGTACCTGACAACCAGGCACCTTCCAAATTGTAAAATGTATCCTCCAAGTTGATTCCCCATAGAATTGTACACAGCTGAGCCAATGAGGACAAGGTCATTGAACTTTTGGCACATTGTATGTTTATCTGCATACTGACCCTAACCACCAAGGCAAAGACAACAAACAAAGACAAGATGGCTTAAAAGTTAGCACAAATTGTGGTAGCACTTTAATATGCTTGCTGAAACATATCACTCGTCACATTCTGCAAGACGAAACAAGGTCTCTACACGACAGATCGATGGCTGATTAATCGCCAGATATAATGCAGTTCATTCATCAAGACCAGACACCTCATCTGCTTCTCTCTAAAAAAGAAGCTTGCTAGCCAGCTACAGGACTGTGTAAATCTCACACATTTACTGGGATTCATTTAGCTAAGGGTGTCTGTCCCTGAATGAGGCATGTTAGTACCCCGACCATAGAGGTGTCTTAGAGGAATTAGGTGTGGATATCCCATTGACATTGATTTAAGTGACTTTGAGCCAAAACCGATTTGATATTACAACTATCTGAGTTCACCAAATCTAAAACTCTACATATTCTTACCCCTGAGCAAAGTGAATGATTTTTCTTACAAAACAGAGCAGGAATCGTTTCTAACCAGCATCACTTTATATAAAGTAAATAATTGACCACATGCTTGCCTTTGAGCTGAAGCACAGGCTCCAACATGCCTAAAAACACTCAATCCCAAATTCAATATTGGCAAACATGTCATGTTTTAGTGAGTTGCCCCTGACACAGCGTGATTCTTCCAGCCTGTTAGGCCAGATTCATGTTGACAGAAAGTgcctccctttcactctcttccccttactttctctatctctctaacagttcctttccccctcttatttctctctccaAGACACACGGCACTGTGGTTGAAAACAGGGGTCCAGCAGGAGAGAAGGCTGGTGTGAGTGTAGAATGAGGGCTGCAACTGAACAGTCATGTTCACAAGCACTCCATACTAACAACCCACCATCTGCCATGGCTAGATACaataacactgtgtgtgtgtgtgtatgtatgtatgtgtgtgcacgtgtgtgcgcaAGTACAAGCAcatgtgaaagtgtgtgaatgtgacagTGTGTCAAAGCTGAAAGCAGAGCAAGTCAATGATATTAAGGCACAATGTATATCACTGCTGCTGTCAGTATGTGTCTGAAAACGGAGGAAATATACACCGACCACGGCTGTCAGATACGCAAGATTCATAGGGAAAGTCAGTGACCAATTGTTGCCCAAGAAAATGTTTTTTCCACCAACATGTCAGTTGAAGTCTGAGATATAGCCGACACTATAATTTATCTTATTTTTTCAGATCTAGAAGGTAAACAACGATGATGTCAATAACTCAGTTATCCTAACATAGCAACACTATTGTTCTAGCAAAATGGTACtatatgacaaacaaaatgtatttgtgctgTTAGATCATTGTCAGTTGACCAAAGCCACAAAACAATAGTTTTCAGAACATCAACTCCAGTGTTTATGAGTTCACCAAGTTGTTTCTCAGGGAACTTTACAACTTGTACTTAAGCAGAACTTACTGCAGAATGAAGGTCCCTCTTGTCAATGACATTAACAGACAAATGTTAAAGAGGACCTGAAGGGTTTATATAAATCTACATTTGTTTCACTGAATCCAAGGCTGAGCCATACAGTATCCATCAGAGCTGTATTGATCCACACAAGGAGATGGGCCAAAGCAGCTTGACAATGTAGTCAATCACCTCCACGGCTGAATCAATGATAATGTATCTCTGGTATCAAGGTAAAGTGTTAATTTTCAAGGCTGTTGGAAATGTGCTTATAAATGAGAATGCATGGGTGAATCAATGTTTGTGTTTGATGGTGTATGATTGAAAAGCAACAGAAAGCACCATACCATATGTACCTGTTTTTGGCTCTTGGTTTCAAATTGAGGTTTGGGATAGATGTTCTCTTCAGCCTTCAACCTCAGCTGTGGACAAGACAGAGAAGGATGGTTTAagtaatttttttaattttaattatGTAATGATGTCTCTAATTCGCTCTGTTGGTTAACAGAGCCAATTACAGTGTGAACTAAAATGTTCTGAACCCAAGAGCCTACATGGAACTATTTGTTCACTCAATATATGCTGGAGAGAAAAGCATCTAAATCCACTATGCTCTTTATTTCCTCCATAACCTCTGGTACAGCAAAGACGTACAGTATGATCCAGGCAAAATAACATTCAGTAGAAGAAACCAACAGTATAAAACTGTTTTCCCATTAAatcgtagggagtcaggtggctgagcggttagggagtcgggctcgtaatctgacGGTTACCGGTtggattcccggctgtgcaaaatgacgttgtgtccttgggcaaggcacttcaccctacttgccttgtggggaatgtccctgtacttgctgtaagtcgctttggataagagcgtctgctaaatgtaaatgtgtctttTTATCAAATGAAATCTCAATAGCTATCATGCAATATGAGATGACAATATGAAAGGAGTTAAGGGAAATGTTTAGCCCCAAAATATATACTTAGTGCTTCATGGGACAAGGATGAGGCATCTATCCTTTTTTGTTCTTATTTGTATAGAGCCATTATAATGCAAAAACTAACAATGACTCACTATTGAGCTGCAGGCATCTCTTTATTGTGGTGCTTTACTGTTGATCTTGCCAACTATTATACATTAAAGAAAGATGAATGAACCCTTTCCCATTTCTCTTGCAAATAAGACTGAATAAATTATTAATACATCTTTAACATAATGTAAAAAAGACCCAATGTCAAACCTGGTTCCTACAGAACAGTGGGTGCCTTCTTTTCTGAATACTTTTCTGTATACCAAAAGCCTGAAAACACTTGTGGTACTAAAATAGATATAATTAATTCCTGATTTGGCACTTGCATGCAATCAATGTCTCTCTTTTCAGTGTTGACAGTTGACATAGAATTAACACTGAGATAAATGCTGCAATTCAAGCTGACCCAATCAGAATGTTACTTTGAGGTAAATGGAAGTTATGAGGTAAATGAGTTCAGACTGTACCAACAACAAATATGGGGTTTCTATAGAAACCAACACAAAAATAC harbors:
- the LOC134027918 gene encoding tetraspanin-18B isoform X2; protein product: MEGDCLGCIKYLMFIFNFFIFLGGSFLLGVGVWVLVDPMGFREIVAANPLLFTGVYVILAMGGMLFLLGFLGCCGAIRENKCLLLFFFLLILIIFLAELAAAILAFIFREHLTREYFTRELKRHYQGHNNTEVFTSTWNAIMSTFDCCGVNSPEDFEESLFRLLNPNKMVPEACCQRNSHPGDVEYISREECVSGSMAFRHNKGCYSAVVDYFETYIYMAGGLAIVVLTIELFAMVFAMCLFRGIQ
- the LOC134027918 gene encoding tetraspanin-18B isoform X1; the encoded protein is MGCGEASARGSAMEGDCLGCIKYLMFIFNFFIFLGGSFLLGVGVWVLVDPMGFREIVAANPLLFTGVYVILAMGGMLFLLGFLGCCGAIRENKCLLLFFFLLILIIFLAELAAAILAFIFREHLTREYFTRELKRHYQGHNNTEVFTSTWNAIMSTFDCCGVNSPEDFEESLFRLLNPNKMVPEACCQRNSHPGDVEYISREECVSGSMAFRHNKGCYSAVVDYFETYIYMAGGLAIVVLTIELFAMVFAMCLFRGIQ